AGCTGTTACATATACAGAAAGTGCACCTACTTCCAAAAAACTCGATGAAAGAAAAGAGCTTAAGGAGTTCATTCATTCATTAACTGCAGGGGATCGTCTCTTTATTTATGATCTCCGGGTTATTAGCCAAAGAGTTGGAGAAGTGGTTCAGTTTCTCAACTGTATTTTTAATCACAATTTGCAACTCATTGTTACGAAATATGCTGTTAGAATTCAAAAAGAGACTCCTGCATACGTCGTTGTTTCTCTTTTAAATCAGCTGCGCCAGGAGAACAGAAACGAACCGATGCATAAAGGACGGCCGAAAGGAAGTCTTTCAAAATCCAAATTCGATGCATTCAGAGACACAATCATCATGATGCTTAAGGAGGGATATAGTGTGAGTCAAATCGCTAAAAAGATAGGAGCTAGCAGAAGTTCCATTCGAGACTATATAACAAGTCGTGAACTTGACAAAATTGTTCAGGGAGAAATCTCAAGTCTTAAACTCCCTCATATTTCATGTGAAATCAACAATAAAGGATAACTATGGCAACTGCAACAGCAAAACCCAACAAGGCCAAAGAGTACCTCAAGAACTGGGTACCATATCGATATAAGCGGTATATAATGTTTGCGATTGTGACAATCGTAAGCTTGGTGCTGCCCTGGATACGAATCAACGGCAACCACTTTTTTCTATTAAACTTCGATCATATGCAACTGCATCTGTTTTTCGTACGGTTCGATATGCAAGAGCTGTACCTGATGCCGTTTTTGCTCTGGATTTTGTTTTTCGGGATATTTTTCATCACGACCCTTGGCGGTCGAGTATGGTGCGGATGGAGCTGTCCACAGACTATTTTTCGAGTGATCTATAGAGATTTGATTGAGACAAAACTGCTGCACTTGAGAAAACGGATCAGCAATAAACAGATCGAACCGGATATGAGTAAACCGGAAAATAAAGTGAAAAAAGCAATAGCGATTCTCATCTGGTCCGTTCTTGCTTTCATCGCAGCGGCAGATTTTCTGTGGTACTTCGTTCCACCAGAAGATTTCATAAAATATATCCAAGATCCGGCCAACCATACGATCTTGATGGGATTTTGGGTAGGGATCGCTCTGTTCTTGATTGCAGATGTGGTCTTTATCAAAGAGAACTTCTGTATCTACATCTGTCCATACGCAAGAGTACAGTCCGTTTTATACGATGAAGATACCTTCCAGACAGTGTATGACTATAAACGGGGCGGACGCATCTACGATGAACATGGCAACCTGATCGTCCATAACAAAAAAGAGCTCAAAGCCCAAAGCGAAAACGCAGAGTGTACCTTGTGTGAATCCTGCGTCAAAGTGTGCCCGACCCATATCGATATACGAAAAGGGATGCAGCTAGAATGCATCAACTGCCTTGAGTGCGCAGACGCCTGTACAAAAGTGATGGGGGCCCTAGGAAAAGAGAGCCTGGTCCGCTGGACAAGCTACTACGCACTGGAAAGCGGTAAACCTACACGCGTCTTTCGATTTCGAATTATCGCATACATCGTGATGCTCACCATCGCATTCGTGGCGCTCTTTTGGATGGGAAGCAAAAAAGAGCATATGCTCTTAAACATCAACAGAACAAGCCAGCTCTATAAAATAGAACCAGACGGAAGAGTGAAAAACACCTACGTCTTCTTGTTCCAAAATACAGAGCGACAAAAACATAAATACTATTTCGAAATCGTAAACAATAAAGATATCAAGATAGAACGGCCAAAAAAACCATTTACCGTCATTCCAGGTAAAAAAGTGAAAAAAGTGGTAGTACTGTATACAGACAAAGTGCTGGTCAAAAACAGCAAAAAAGATACACCAATACCAATCAAGATCAAAGCCTATGCGGTGGATGATCCGAAAAAGATTGTAGTGTACAGAAACACCATCTTTGTCTTCCCGCGTTGGGATATCTATCAAAATCATCTGAAAAAATAGGGGATATTCTCCCCTGTTGCTGCTACATAGGAGGGGTGGATGAAAGTAGCAATACCGGTAAAAATGAACAAAAAAGATTCAGCGATTTCGCCGTTATTTGGCCATGCAAAATGGTTCGCATTTATTGAAAATGGAAATGTCACCATTACACAAAACCCTTATGATGGGGGGATACAGGTTGTCCAATGGCTGTTGGATGAGGGAGTAGATGTGGTGATCACGCAACATATAGGACTTAAGCCTTTTACACTGCTGCAGAAAATGGACGTTGATGTGTACTATCCAGGAGATGGTCGAATAACCATTGAAGAGGCTATGCGATGTTTTGATCAAAAAGGGTGTGAAAAAATCACATTTGATACAATAGATAAATTTGCACGCCATAAGCATTGAGGAGAGGGAATGGGCAAAGAGGGATTTAATGAATTTGGTGAGCCAACACTACAAAAACTGGATGATTACGGCAAAAAAGCGCCAGAAGAGAAGAGAAAAGCGATATTTTGGGTGATTATTACAGGGCTTGTTCTTGGCGTTTTCTATGCGATGGCGAAGTACTACTTTAAAGATGTCGGTGAAAAAGAGATCAATGTTCCTCAAGAGCAGAAAATCATGCACTATTAGGAGTGAAAAATGAAAAAAGCAGTTGTACTTGGAGGTGGGTTTGCTGGAGTCGAAGCGGCAATATTTTTGAGAAAAGAGGGGTTTGCAGTTGATCTCATCTCGCCAAGACCTTACATGTATATCTATCCAACCTCTATCTGGGTGCCGGTATATGAGGCTGAGTTTGCGGATGTATGCATTCCTATGAGTGAACTCTCCGAAGTTCACGGTTTTACCTATATTCAAGACAGTATCGAAAAAATTGATGCGAAAAACAAAAAAGCAGTTGGCAAAAAGGGTGAATATAGTGGCAATTTTTTGGTTATCGCCATGGGTGCTGGGAAAGTCAAGCATGAAGGAAGCGAACATTATATGAGTATATGTGGTGAGCCTGAAGATGCCATTCGTATGAGGGACAGGCTTGATCTTTTGATCACCGCAAAGGGTCATGGAAAGATTGCCATGGGGTTTGGTGGCAATCCAAAAGACAGTTCTGCTGTGCGTGGAGGACCTGCATTTGAGATGATATTCAATGTCCATAACTATCTCAAGAAAAAAGGGCTTCGTGACAAATTTGAACTGACCTTTTTTGCAACAATGGCAGAACCCGGGAAAAGACTTGGTCCGCAAGCTTTAAAAATGATGGATGTTTTTTTCAATAAGCTGGGCATTAAAAAGCATTTTGGCAAGAAAATAAAACGGTTTGAAAAAAACGGTATCGTTTTTGAAGACGACTTTTTAGAGAGTGACTATACGATGTTCATACCTGCAAATGCCGGTCACCCCGTCTTTCAGGAATCGGATCTGCCTCTTAGCGAAGCCGGTTTCATTTTAGTAGATGAGTATTGTGAAGTTAAAGAGAAGCCAGGTGTTTACGCCATAGGAGACAGTGCCTATATCGAAGGACCTCAATGGAGGGCAAAACAGGGACATATCGCAGAAGTCATGGCAAGAAACACGGCAAACAATATCGCCATCGATGCTGGTGTGAAAGTTGGAAAAAAAGAGAGTTATATCGAGCATCTTAATATTATCTGCGTTATGGATAGCGGTGACGGAGCGGCTTTCGTCTATCGTGATGAGAAGCGAGGTTTTATGCTTCCTATGCCATTTGTGGGGCATTGGCTCAAAAAAGGCTGGGGATGGTACTGCAGAAACTCCAAACTCAATAAAATTCCAAGACTACCGGGACTGTAGTCTTGGGTTTTTTAAAAATGCATAATATGAAAACAAGTATTACAAATATTATCAAATTTTACATTAACGGTTTTCGAAATATGAGCAAGCTTGGTAGAAAGCTTTGGCTCATTATCGCAATAAAGTTATTTATTTTTTTTGTGGTAATCAAGATGCTCTTTTTTCCCGATATCTTGCATGAGAAGTTTCATTCGGATAAGGAAAGAGGAGACTATGTTATGAAAAATCTCTTGGGAGGGGAAAAATGATCGATCCAACACTCGTTGATTGGAGTAGAGCCCAATTTGCTCTGACTGCAATCTATCACTTTTTGTTTGTTCCGCTGACGTTGGGCCTCTCATTTATCGTAGCGATAATGGAGACACTCTACGTCACCACAGGAGATACAAAATGGAAAGAGGTGACACTCTTTTGGATGAAGCTCTTTGGGATAAACTTTGCCATTGGACTTGCTACTGGAATTATTATGGAGTTTGAATTTGGAACCAACTGGGCAAATTATAGCTGGTTTGTTGGTGATATCTTTGGAGCACCTTTGGCAATTGAAGGGATAATGGCTTTCTTCTTGGAATCTACCTTTTTTGCCGTTATGTTTTTTGGTTGGAACAGAGTAAGTAAAAAATTTCATCTGCTCTCCACCTGGCTTGTAGCCATCGGATCAAATCTCTCAGCCCTTTGGATTTTGGTGGCCAACGGATGGATGCAGCATCCTGTCGGTATGCAGTTTAACCCTGAAACTGCCAGAAGTGAAATGGTCAACTTTTGGGAAGTCATTTTTAATCCCAATGCATATAATAAATTTTTGCATACTATTAGTGCGGGCTATATCACTTCCGCAATCTTTGTAGTTGCTATAAGTGCTTGGTTTTTGTTGAAAAATGAAAAGATGAAAGATTTTGCAAAACGATCTATTTTGGTTGCTACTAGTTTTGGTCTGATTACTTCAGCTTATAACATTTTAACAGGTGACAACTCAGCCTATACGGTTGCTCAAAACCAACCGGTCAAGCTTGCTGCGATGGAAGGGCTTTATCAAGGAAAAAAAGGTGCTGAGATTGTTGCTTTCGGTATTTTGAATCCCGATAAAAAACTGGGGGACAAGCAAGAGGATTTCTTATTTCAAATCTCCATTCCAAAAGCTCTTTCAATTCTTGGATACCACAAACTGGATGCCTATGTCGCAGGGATGAATGATCTTGTGTATGGAAATAAAGAACACGGGATCGAATCGGCTGCAAGTAAGATAGGAAAGGGAAAAAAAGCGGTCGCTGCTTTGAAAGCTTTTAAAGAGGCGAAAAAGCAAGGTGATATCCAAAAAGCTAGTAGTGCATTGGCTCAGTTTAGACAATATGAAAAGTATATGGGGTATGGCTTTTTGGACAAGCCTGAGGAGATTGTGCCACCAGTACAGATTACGTTTTATAGTTTCCATTTGATGGTCGGGCTTGGGATCTGGTTTTTTGTACTTATGATCGTAATGCTCTATAAAGCGATGACAGGTACTTTAACAAAAACCAGAACATGGCTCAAGTTGGCTTTTTACTCCTTGCCTCTTGGATTTTTGGCAAATGAGCTTGGATGGATAGTGGCAGAAGTCGGGAGGCAGCCTTGGGCCGTACAGGATCTCTTACCAGTGAAGATGGCAACGACCCATATCTCTACGACTTCGGTGATGATAACATTTTGGCTTTTTGCAATTTTGTTTACCTTTTTGCTTATTGCTGAAGTGAAAATTATGGCTACGCAGATCAGACTCAAAGGGGGCGAAAATGTTTGAGAAACTGAGTACGTATGCACTGCAGGAATACTGGTGGTTTATCGTTTCGCTCCTTGGAGGTCTTTTTCTCTTTCTCACTTTTGTTCAAGGTGGCCAGACAAAGCTTGGTCTTGCTGGT
This region of Nitratiruptor sp. YY08-10 genomic DNA includes:
- a CDS encoding recombinase family protein; translated protein: MDYIYMRSHIEKYSIAIQEKSIQEYLHSHNIKEAVTYTESAPTSKKLDERKELKEFIHSLTAGDRLFIYDLRVISQRVGEVVQFLNCIFNHNLQLIVTKYAVRIQKETPAYVVVSLLNQLRQENRNEPMHKGRPKGSLSKSKFDAFRDTIIMMLKEGYSVSQIAKKIGASRSSIRDYITSRELDKIVQGEISSLKLPHISCEINNKG
- the ccoG gene encoding cytochrome c oxidase accessory protein CcoG: MATATAKPNKAKEYLKNWVPYRYKRYIMFAIVTIVSLVLPWIRINGNHFFLLNFDHMQLHLFFVRFDMQELYLMPFLLWILFFGIFFITTLGGRVWCGWSCPQTIFRVIYRDLIETKLLHLRKRISNKQIEPDMSKPENKVKKAIAILIWSVLAFIAAADFLWYFVPPEDFIKYIQDPANHTILMGFWVGIALFLIADVVFIKENFCIYICPYARVQSVLYDEDTFQTVYDYKRGGRIYDEHGNLIVHNKKELKAQSENAECTLCESCVKVCPTHIDIRKGMQLECINCLECADACTKVMGALGKESLVRWTSYYALESGKPTRVFRFRIIAYIVMLTIAFVALFWMGSKKEHMLLNINRTSQLYKIEPDGRVKNTYVFLFQNTERQKHKYYFEIVNNKDIKIERPKKPFTVIPGKKVKKVVVLYTDKVLVKNSKKDTPIPIKIKAYAVDDPKKIVVYRNTIFVFPRWDIYQNHLKK
- a CDS encoding NifB/NifX family molybdenum-iron cluster-binding protein; the encoded protein is MKVAIPVKMNKKDSAISPLFGHAKWFAFIENGNVTITQNPYDGGIQVVQWLLDEGVDVVITQHIGLKPFTLLQKMDVDVYYPGDGRITIEEAMRCFDQKGCEKITFDTIDKFARHKH
- a CDS encoding NAD(P)/FAD-dependent oxidoreductase; translation: MKKAVVLGGGFAGVEAAIFLRKEGFAVDLISPRPYMYIYPTSIWVPVYEAEFADVCIPMSELSEVHGFTYIQDSIEKIDAKNKKAVGKKGEYSGNFLVIAMGAGKVKHEGSEHYMSICGEPEDAIRMRDRLDLLITAKGHGKIAMGFGGNPKDSSAVRGGPAFEMIFNVHNYLKKKGLRDKFELTFFATMAEPGKRLGPQALKMMDVFFNKLGIKKHFGKKIKRFEKNGIVFEDDFLESDYTMFIPANAGHPVFQESDLPLSEAGFILVDEYCEVKEKPGVYAIGDSAYIEGPQWRAKQGHIAEVMARNTANNIAIDAGVKVGKKESYIEHLNIICVMDSGDGAAFVYRDEKRGFMLPMPFVGHWLKKGWGWYCRNSKLNKIPRLPGL
- a CDS encoding DUF4492 domain-containing protein, producing MKTSITNIIKFYINGFRNMSKLGRKLWLIIAIKLFIFFVVIKMLFFPDILHEKFHSDKERGDYVMKNLLGGEK
- a CDS encoding cytochrome ubiquinol oxidase subunit I; this translates as MIDPTLVDWSRAQFALTAIYHFLFVPLTLGLSFIVAIMETLYVTTGDTKWKEVTLFWMKLFGINFAIGLATGIIMEFEFGTNWANYSWFVGDIFGAPLAIEGIMAFFLESTFFAVMFFGWNRVSKKFHLLSTWLVAIGSNLSALWILVANGWMQHPVGMQFNPETARSEMVNFWEVIFNPNAYNKFLHTISAGYITSAIFVVAISAWFLLKNEKMKDFAKRSILVATSFGLITSAYNILTGDNSAYTVAQNQPVKLAAMEGLYQGKKGAEIVAFGILNPDKKLGDKQEDFLFQISIPKALSILGYHKLDAYVAGMNDLVYGNKEHGIESAASKIGKGKKAVAALKAFKEAKKQGDIQKASSALAQFRQYEKYMGYGFLDKPEEIVPPVQITFYSFHLMVGLGIWFFVLMIVMLYKAMTGTLTKTRTWLKLAFYSLPLGFLANELGWIVAEVGRQPWAVQDLLPVKMATTHISTTSVMITFWLFAILFTFLLIAEVKIMATQIRLKGGENV